The window ATTGTAAGCAATATATCCGGGCAGGACGGGTTAAATATTTACTACCTGGCCTCAGCATCGGGAAACGAGTACTTAAACGGATTGACATATAACCTGACCGGCGGCGGATTTCTTATTCCGGTAGAAAATGCTCCTGTGCCGGTTCCACCGGCAGTTTGGCTATTTATATCAGGTTTTATCGGCCTGGTGCTTATGAGAAAAAGGAATTCTTGTTATGAAGGAGTTTATTAATGAAATATCATCTACTTTGGGCATCCGTAAGTTTAATATTATGTAGTTTTATATTTAATTTTGCTGTTTGGGGAGAGGAAAGCTCACATAAGACATCATACAACGATAAACCTCAAGCGATAAAAAAACTAAAAAAGGATTTTCAAGATCAATGGCGTGATGTTTTAGAAAAATACCCTGCTGTGGCTATAGCATATATGCATCAAGAAGCTACCTTAATTGCACTAACTCAATACCGACTTGATTCTACTTATGAAATAAAAGATATGGTTGCTAAAACTGCATTCTTAAATGATTCATTTCTGAGCAATAAAGTTGAAGCCGGAATAAAATTCAAAAATTGCATTGATGAGTTTATCCGATGTGATTATATCGCTGGAAGTGATGGTAGTTATAGTGTCGGTGAAGTGGGAGGTTGCAGAAGTAATTTCACTAAGTGTTGGACCGGCAATACAAAATAACATTATTTTACGGATTTCAGCCATAAACGGATTGACCTATAACCTGACCGGTGACGGATTCTTAATTTCTATAACCGAGTCGGCTGTGCCTGTTCCGCCTGCGGTTTGGCTTTTTGTATCAGGTTTTATCGGCCTAGTGCTTATAAGGACAACGGAATTCTTGTTATTAAAAAGAGGAGAAGAGGAAATGACCAATAAAAAAAGAAATAAATGGGTATTGGT is drawn from Pseudomonadota bacterium and contains these coding sequences:
- a CDS encoding VPLPA-CTERM sorting domain-containing protein translates to IVSNISGQDGLNIYYLASASGNEYLNGLTYNLTGGGFLIPVENAPVPVPPAVWLFISGFIGLVLMRKRNSCYEGVY